In Euphorbia lathyris chromosome 10, ddEupLath1.1, whole genome shotgun sequence, the DNA window CAGCTGTGAGAAGCGGAAAAACCATCAGAAATACGACGATCTTTCGTGGAGACCCCTCGTTTCTGGCAAGCAGATCACAGTTACAGGTAGCTATTCATCTTTGACCGCTTTAGTCACTCGTCAACTGAACCTCCATCGCCGAAGAGTCCTGACTCCTTCACCAGCACCTGCATCACTAGACTAGATCAATTTTGGTTTAAGGTACTAATAATAATCCCTAAATATCGTTGGTTTAGTTATTGTTGCATTAtgtggttttttattttagattttgcataAATATGGAGTTAGGGGTTTGAATTCTGTTGATTAAGCAGAAATTCCTTAAGTATGGTTCAGTACTTATCTGTGATATGTGAGGATGAACTTGAAACACAATAAATCAGTAATATTATTCATTGCCAGAGGTTCAATCGATATTTTCGGTGTATTTAGtttattggcttaatacatcatctgGCAACTTGTCCTTGATTGGCTCCTCAACTTTTAAAAGTGTCCCAATAGCCGTTCAACTTGATAGcctcctcaacttgcttaaaatgtaaaAACAGTAAGTTGCACCCGGAAACACATACCTTGGTATGGGGTCTAATATGAGAGaattttttaatctattatgtgaattatCCATGCAACTTACAACCAAGTGATTAATGGACTACACTTTTAACCAAGTTGGGGTAGCTGTATggacattttaagcaagttgaggggctATCGGACCACTTTGAAAGTGCAAGggaccaatcaagttttttggacaattTCAGGGGGCAATATaggtaaaaattaaaaaacgacACAAAATCGACATTAATCCAATTTAATTGAAGCCATTAAATCAGAGAATATTTTTTTGAGTTAGTTAGGATGGACTCATTTGAGTCTAACTCAATAATTAACATCATACCAACATGATCATTGCCTGCTTAAATTATATCCTATCAACAATTCAAAAACACCTAATAGCATAAAAAAACAAGTCCAATAGCGAGTGACTCCAATAGCGACTCCACTCGAGAGGGTGGATTGTTCATATTATTTTTATGTCCCTGAATTAGGGctgaaaaaattaaattaaatacatGGAAATTTTATAGGGATAAGGTCCAAATTTGCTTTAAGTGGGCACTAATATGATTAAATATTCtccaatatatataaataatgcaCTAATGAAAATTGCATAAAACGGCTCGTATCAATTAGCTTGTTTTTATGACTATCTAACGGCTGTGATCCAATCCCACACTCCATTTCAAGTTAAATTAGAACTGCCTTCTCTTCCTTGTTCCAGTTCCAGAACCCTTACAAGAACATCGACGTCGCGATCCAGATCAAGCGAGGCAGCAAAGCTACTCTGTTCTTATTCACCTGCTATCGTCTTCTTATCAATTTCTTCACAAGGTACTTTTCATCATTTCTCTTTATACCTAATAATATATTACCGATCTTAGAACTTGACACAGATCTGCTACATAATTTGGCATTTAAGCTTTTCTTTGATGTTATTTAGGGGAATTACATTTCCGGCATTTTTTTTTCCTGTATTTGTATGCTTGTTTGTGTTAATCAATTAAAGTTAAGTAGCAATGAAATGAACAAATTTGATCGCATAGCGGAGTGGATATCGTGTTAGACTCCGAATCTAAAGGTCGTGGGTTCGAATCCCACTGCGATTGCCCTTTTTCTGCCGTTGATTTTGCCTGTTTTTTGGCTTTCTTGCCGGAATTTTTGAATTTGGGTCTATCTCTTTTGTTTTTATCTATTTGATATAGATTCACGTGCTTCACTTGGGAATTTTTTTCAGCCCTAATTCAGGGACATAAAAATAATATGAACAATCCACCCTCTTGAGGGGAGTCGCTATTGGACTtgtttttttatgtattaattttaatttaagagctTGACTAAAAGCTTTTAGAGATGCTATTAGGTGTTTTTGAATTGTTGATAGGATGTAATTTAAGCAGGCAATGATCATGTTGGTATGATGTTAATTATTGAGTTAGACTCAAATGAGTCCATCCTAACTAACTCAAAAAAATATTCTCTGATTTAATTGCTTCAATTAAATTGGATTAATGTCGATTTTGTGTCGTTTTTTACCTATATAATCCGGCCATGTGTTTTTCACCTCTGGTTGTTTACAAAGACTttactttgaatttttttcatggcagtctaaaattctaataggaattggaaatttttcctttttatataaaaaagacTTCAACCTCCCTCATTTGGTATGAGGTTGGGGAGGGCTTGCATTTGTATTTCTTGAAGTTGATTTGCATTTGTATCTCTTTAATCTTATGTGAAATTTACTTATTTTTCAACTGTTAGTTAAAGTTAATTTGTATACATCACCACCACCATGTTGAGATCTATCATTTGGCTCATgccttttcttttgtttcatGTCATGTGATTACCTCCTGCAATTGCATTCATATCATAAGAGTTTGGTTCAATACCATATAAGTATTGTTTGTTTTGGCCCAATTTCCATTACCTGAGCTTCACCGCTTTAAAACGCTTCTACGTGTGATAGAAACACACATTACGGATATAGTTAAGTCAATTTCTCTCCATTTTCAATGTGATTACCTCATGCAATTGTATTCATATCATAAGAGCCTGGTCCAATACTATGTAAGTATTGTTTGTTTTGGCCCAATTTTCACCACTTGAGCTTCAccgctttaaaacgcgtctatgTACATTAGTAACACACACCTAACTGATATAGTTAAGTCACTCTCGCTCCATTTTCAATGTGAGATTCAATTCATTTACGTTCTCATCGCCATTCGAGTCGTTACACATGATTGCTCTGCTATGTTAAAAACTGGAGATTTGTACAGTTAACTCTGCTGATAGATTTGGATATATGTTCCATTTGCAGATGTTTGATGATCAAGATCTGGGATTCTTTGCCAATTTTCTTGGGATTTTTATATTTGTTCTGGTGATAGCTTACCATTATGTGATGGCTGACCCAAAATATGAAGGCAACTGAAACATATGTAATAAGATGAATTGAAAGCCGAACCATATGTAATAAGATGAATTCAAACCCATTCTCGTACGGACAATTTAACATCTTAAGATAACATTGAGCCATGAATTTTGTAACTGGTTAGCAACAACTGGAtgcaatttttttcttttttttagtagTATCCATCATAGTTACAGTTAGCGATTCATCTTTGACCGATTTAGTCACTAGTCAACTGAACCTCCATCGCCAAAGAGTCCTGACTCCTTCATCAGCACCTGCATCACTAGACTAGATCAATTTTGGTTTAAGTTACTAATAGTAATCCCTAAATATCTTTGGTTTAGTTATTGTTGCATTATTATGTGGTTT includes these proteins:
- the LOC136208232 gene encoding dolichyl-diphosphooligosaccharide--protein glycosyltransferase subunit 4A yields the protein MFDDQDLGFFANFLGIFIFVLVIAYHYVMADPKYEGN